One Dictyostelium discoideum AX4 chromosome 3 chromosome, whole genome shotgun sequence genomic region harbors:
- the mrpl27 gene encoding ribosomal protein L27, mitochondrial yields MSFFRGTFSTSSLFINTVDSVTKRFATKKSAGSTKNGRTSQPKNLGLKKSGNQLVYPGEIIIRQRGTEFHPGTFVGMGKDHTIFSKTIGLVSFSKEPKFPGSKKTRRFISVAPLYTNNININTNIDTSIDTNVNNNNSNINI; encoded by the exons aTGTCATTCTTTAGAGGCACATTCAGCACATCAAGCCTTTTTATAAATACAG ttgaTAGTGTTACAAAAAGATTTGCAACCAAGAAATCAGCAGGTTCAACTAAAAATGGTAGAACATCACAACCAAAGAATTTAGGTCTCAAAAAATCAGGTAATCAATTAGTTTATCCAGGTGAAATTATCATAAGACAAAGAGGTACCGAATTTCATCCAGGTACATTTGTTGGTATGGGTAAAGATCATactattttttcaaaaacaattggTTTAGTTAGTTTCTCAAAAGAACCAAAATTCCCAGGTTCAAAAAAAACTCGTAGATTCATTTCTGTAGCTCCTTTATATAccaacaatatcaatatcaataccAATATCGATACCAGTATTGATACCAAtgtcaataataataatagtaatataaatatttaa
- a CDS encoding protein kinase, STE group → MSQPSLLNQLNNIVDKESCGDYLLIDIIGKGGFGVVYKGLHKTKGYFSAIKKIKIMKKKKLQSESQISLMAEINLLKVLSHHNIVRYYEHIPSSSHSYIVMEFIENGSLEKIIKRHGLLPESLVTVYIAQVLNGLEYLHRQGVIHRDIKAANLLISTDGSIKLADFGVATKVSDLSSDNPDDTFAGTPYWMAPEVIQMQGISTACDVWSLGCTIIELLTGTPPYFGLAPAAALYKIVQEDHPPIPPGISAALKDFLLNCFKKDENIRSSAKQLLHHPWVKSVQIRNPETQAPKNARQEILSYNAQLQDIIQDNNSNITRPRSSAVVQPPSPSQLVPPLTNMNISSSNDNNNNNNNSSATNNSPNISSTTTKNNSSTTNNNNNKLTSPSLSSSLLPIPATSTSTVNQNKASPTLNSSWSAVPSNKISQTVNSIDKSSLNKINNGSGQHVQIASPRKLSAGQKQSIQPNIIAAAATTTTTTTTTTTTNAATNTTTTTTPSSTNTGSNVTSPVVSAISTPPPIPTTPLSPMMKSQEQLNQEKEKINLHLRKFSEKESDDEFDNIVLPNSTICLQKLQPILSHKPPIQLQRQQSFNANNNISNSNSNNNNNNNNNNNNNNNNNNNNNNSNNNNSSNNSNNNSNSNSINSSNSHKLKLLKFNKFTEKDNEDDETDLVFDQKVSDTSRFKVRNQKKDWDDEFDNFGSSGDESESSTATTNAAINSNIAKKILPSNRIIRYSSSGQLKQQQQQLLLQQQQQQQQQHLQQPLSPSEMKLKVKETSEEWDTEFEESFDTISWSEADNQRTINIQDKYREQVVKTIVEFILQLKPNQPNDVLIDTCQKLTDLFQTYPDERKLLISNGEGGVYFRLPIITILEILEDNCCCNSDTPSDVITTTYHHNNNSDTFSEDFSNVELVINLLKLLNQSIIKEKDIQETICLMNGISIITKLATKQFDELIREEVSKFVLQLCSYSTYSLNMFITGSRGCKVLVDLLDSDYFNGFTLIHNSLDAISLIFKMNTASPKTALCHLFAKTALMYRISYLLNQIFNSSDKSATSKSQQFQQKQIQQQQQLLLQQQQQQQQQQQLLPSSSSPNLKFPVLSKSSSVKNLSKDQFDKVLAYSVKAADILLFFSTGDSLVKEEMSQSNVIKYIVNVLDEIYTWKTIGNNIRSFLLKILKVIKNLSMDPNVRSRLDDAGVIPPLINYLKKHGGIDKITEIHNQALHSLYYLLLLDRSRQEKALKSSILEPLLTIIEERGPLKELALPILFDLVRSCNNRSLLWKCNTIDKLLDLIEDRNWFADAIESISTWATLESKLVFEKLNSGGTISPLTSTSTSTSTSKSSPSSSSSSSSSSLSTSTSTSSSSLQLPTSSSSTSFENHNIPLRLIGILNINHIKHPSFQKSIIPLFNLINGSQQLLKSLINEGLVNSLVECLRVDSSPVSKITLLKITASIVQSPSLLLVDKEQTNSLYQILNEISKQDESEIVKKIAENLVLELNK, encoded by the exons atgagtcaaccatcattattaaatcaactaAATAATATAGTTGATAAAGAATCATGTGGTGATTAT cttttaattgatattataGGTAAAGGTGGATTTGGTGTAGTTTATAAAGGGTTACATAAAACTAAAGGTTATTTTTCGgcaattaaaaagattaaaataatgaaaaagaagaaattacAGAGTGAATCACAAATATCGTTAATGGCAGaaattaatcttttaaaagttttatcaCATCACAATATTGTCAGATATTATGAACATATTCCATCATCTTCTCATTCATATATTGTTATGGA GTTTATAGAGAATGGATCattagaaaaaataattaaaagacATGGTTTGTTACCCGAAAGTTTAGTAACAGTTTATATAGCACAGGTTTTAAATGGTTTAGAATATTTACATAGACAGGGTGTAATTCATAGAGATATTAAAG ctgcaaatttattaattagtacagatggttcaattaaattagcAGATTTTGGTGTAGCAACAAAAGTTTCAGATTTAAGTTCAGATAATCCAGATGATACATTTGCAGGTACACCATATTGGATGGCCCCAGAGGTTATTCAAATGCAAGGTATATCAACAGCATGTGATGTTTGGAGTTTAGGTTGTACAATCATTGAATTATTGACAGGAACACCACCCTATTTTGGATTAGCACCAGCTGCTGCATTATATAAGATAGTTCAAGAGGATCATCCACCAATACCACCAGGAATTTCAGCGGCATTAAAAGATTTCCTATTAAATTGCTTCAAAAAGGATGAGAATATACGTAGTTCCGCAAAACAACTTTTACATCATCCTTGGGTGAAATCAGTACAAATTAGGAATCCTGAAACTCAAGCTCCAAAAAATGCCCGTCAAGAAATTCTTTCCTATAATGCTCAATTACAAGATATCATtcaagataataatagtaacatcACTAGACCACGTTCTTCTGCTGTAGTTCAACCACCATCACCTTCTCAATTAGTACCACCATTAACAAATATGAATATTTCttcatcaaatgataataataataataataataatagtagtgcCACTAATAATAGTCCAAATATTTCTTCAACTactactaaaaataatagtagtaccactaataataataataataaattaacatcaccatcattatcatcatcattattaccaatacCAGCAACAAGTACATCAACagttaatcaaaataaagcTTCACCAacattaaattcatcatGGTCAGCTGTaccatcaaataaaattagtcaAACagtaaattcaattgataaatcatcattaaataaaattaataatggtagtGGTCAACATGTTCAAATTGCTTCTCCACGTAAATTATCGGCTGGTcaaaaacaatcaatacAACCAAATATAATTGCTGCCgctgcaacaacaacaacaacaacaacaactactaccactactaatGCAGCCactaatactactactactactacaccAAGTTCTACAAATACAGGATCAAATGTAACATCACCAGTTGTTTCAGCTAtatcaacaccaccaccaattccAACTAcaccattatcaccaatGATGAAATCACAAGAACAATTGAAtcaagaaaaagagaaaataaatttacattTAAGAAAATTCTCAGAGAAAGAaagtgatgatgaatttgataatatagtattaccaaattcaacaatatGTTTACAAAAATTACAACCAATACTTAGTCATAAACCACCAATTCAATTACAACGCCAACAAAGTTTTAatgctaataataatattagcaatagcaatagcaataataataataataataataataataataataataataataataataataataataacaataatagtaataataataatagtagtaataatagtaataataatagtaatagtaatagtattaatagtagtaatagtcataaattaaaattattaaaatttaataaattcactGAAAAGGATAACGAAGATGATGAAACTGATTTAGTATTTGATCAAAAAGTTAGCGATACAAGTAGATTTAAAGTTAGAAATCAAAAGAAAGATTgggatgatgaatttgataatttcgGTTCAAGTGGTGATGAATCTGAATcttcaacagcaacaacaaatgcagcaataaattcaaatattgcaAAGAAAATACTACCATCAAATAGAATCATTAGatatagtagtagtggtcaacttaaacaacaacaacaacaattacttctacaacaacaacaacaacaacaacaacaacatttaCAACAACCATTATCGCCATcagaaatgaaattaaaagttaaagAAACTTCAGAAGAATGGGATACAGAATTTGAAGAATCGTTTGATACAATATCATGGTCAGAAGCAGATAATCAACGTACAATTAATATTCAAGATAAATATAGAGAACAAGTTGTTAAAACCattgttgaatttatattACAATTGAAACCAAATCAACCAAATgatgttttaattgatacTTGTCAAAAGTTAACAGACCTTTTTCAAACCTATCCAGATGAacgtaaattattaattagtaATGGTGAAGGTGGTGTTTATTTTAGACTACCCATCATTACGATTCTAGAGATTTTAGAGGACAATTGCTGTTGTAATAGTGATACGCCAAGCGATGTCATAACGACAACCTATCATCATAATAACAACTCCGATACGTTTAGTGAAGACTTTTCAAATGTTGAATTGGTAATCAATCtattaaaactattgaaCCAATCCATTATAAAGGAGAAAGATATTCAAGAGACTATTTGTTTAATGAATGGTATTTCAATCATAACTAAATTGGCAACCAAACAATTTGATGAACTCATTAGAGAGGAAGTATCAAAATTCGTATTACAACTATGTAGCTATTCAACCTATAGTTTAAATATGTTCATTACGGGTAGTCGTGGTTGTAAAGTATTAGTAGATCTATTAGATAGTGATTATTTCAATGGCTTCACATTAATTCATAATTCATTGGATGCAatctctttaatttttaaaatgaatacAGCTTCACCAAAAACTGCATTATGTCATTTATTTGCAAAAACTGCATTAATGTATAGAATTTCTTaccttttaaatcaaatttttaattcaagcGATAAATCTGCAACAAGTAAATctcaacaatttcaacaaaaacaaattcaacaacaacaacaattattattacaacagcaacaacaacaacaacaacaacaacaattattaccatcatcatcatcaccaaatttaaaatttccagTATTATCTAAATCATCAAGTGTAAAGAATTTAAGTAAAGATCaatttgataaagttttaGCATATAGTGTGAAAGCGGcagatattttattatttttttcaacagGTGATTCATTGGTAAAGGAAGAGATGAGTCAATCCAatgttattaaatatattgtaAATGTATTGGATGAAATTTATACATGGAAAAccattggtaataatattagatcATTcctattgaaaatattaaaagttaTAAAGAATCTATCAATGGATCCAAATGTTCGTTCAAGATTAGATGATGCTGGTGTAATCCCACCATTGATAAACTATTTGAAGAAACATGGTGGTATCGATAAGATTACAGAGATTCATAATCAAGCATTACATtcactttattatttattattattggataGAAGTAGACAAGAGAAAGCATTGAAATCATCAATACTTGAACCATTGCTAACTATCATCGAAGAAAGAGGTCCATTAAAAGAATTGGCCTTACCGATACTATTCGATTTGGTTAGATCTTGTAATAATAGATCCCTACTTTGGAAATGTAATACCATCGATAAACTATTGGATTTAATTGAGGATAGAAATTGGTTTGCTGATGCAATAGAATCAATTTCAACTTGGGCAACTTTAGAATCTAAATtagtttttgaaaaattaaatagtgGTGGTACAATATCTCCTTTAACATcgacatcaacatcaacatcaacatcaaaatcatcaccatcatcatcatcatcatcatcatcatcatcattatcaacatcaacatcaacatcatcatcatcattacaattaccaacatcatcatcatcaacatcatttgaaaatcatAATATACCATTAAGATTGATtggtattttaaatattaaccATATTAAACATCCATCATttcaaaaatcaattataccACTTTTTAACCTTATAAATGGTTCACAACAATTGTTAAAATCTCTCATCAATGAGGGATTAGTAAATTCTTTGGTAGAGTGTCTTAGAGTAGATAGTTCTCCCGTTTCAAAAAttactttattaaaaatcaCTGCCTCCATTGTacaatcaccatcattattactTGTAGATAAAGAACAAACAAACTCACtatatcaaattttaaatgaaatctCTAAACAAGATGAATCTGAAATCGTTAAAAAAATTGCAGAAAATTTagttttagaattaaataaataa
- the mobA gene encoding Mps1 binder-like protein: MNIFGKKSQTFKPKKNIQEGSKQYHLKQYAEATLGSGNLKSAVSLPTGEDINEWLAVNTTDFFNQINMLYGTITEFCTGTDCPVMSAGPKYEYHWADGTTVKKAIKVSAPEYVDFLMTWVQSQLDDENIFPSKIGVPFPKNFQSIVKTIFKRLFRVYAHIYHSHFQKIVSLGEEAHLNTSLKHFIYFIQEFNLVDKKELGPLNELIESLMKNP; encoded by the exons atgaatatttttgG AAAAAAGAGTCAAACctttaaaccaaaaaaaaacattcaaGAAGGTTCAAAGCAATATCACCTTAAACAATATGCAGAAGCAACTTTAGGAAGTGGTAATCTTAAATCAGCCGTTTCATTACCAACTGGCGAGGATATTAATGAATGGTTAGCTGTAAATA CAACTGATTTctttaatcaaattaatatgtTATATGGTACAATTACAGAATTTTGTACAGGTACTGATTGTCCAGTAATGTCAGCAGGACCAAAATATGAATATCATTGGGCAGATGGAACAACAGTTAAAAAGGCAATTAAGGTATCAGCACCGGAATATGTTGATTTCTTAATGACTTGGGTTCAATCACAATTGGATGATGAGAATATATTCCCATCAAAAATTGGAGTACCATTCCCTAAAAACTTTCAATCAATTGTAAAAACAATCTTTAAACGTTTGTTTAGAGTTTACGCTCACATATATCATTCTCATTTCCAAAAGATCGTTTCACTTGGTGAAGAAGCTCATTTAAATACATCTCTAAAGCACTTTATCTACTTTATTCAAGAATTCAATTTAgttgataaaaaagaattaggtccattaaatgaattaattgaaagtttaatgaaaaatccataa